Proteins co-encoded in one Novosphingobium sp. PP1Y genomic window:
- a CDS encoding chemotaxis protein CheD, producing the protein MNAIITSGATVRLTVLQGQFKVSSGPRVELSTVLGSCVATCLYDPEIELGGMNHFLLPEPPSGRSPGEVDVHYGVYLMEMLINEMLSYGAHKNRLRAHLYGGANIRAGMQQIGTANAEFARSFLRSERIELVREDLGGANARRVDFRPASGKVRCRTVASSDAPEVQAPPMIRQAPRGEVELF; encoded by the coding sequence ATGAACGCGATCATCACGAGCGGGGCCACTGTCCGACTGACCGTTCTGCAGGGGCAGTTCAAGGTCAGTTCCGGGCCGCGCGTCGAACTCAGCACGGTGCTGGGCAGCTGCGTCGCCACCTGCCTTTACGATCCGGAAATCGAACTGGGCGGCATGAACCATTTCCTCCTGCCCGAGCCGCCGTCTGGCCGAAGTCCGGGCGAGGTGGACGTCCATTACGGCGTTTACCTGATGGAAATGCTGATCAACGAAATGCTGTCCTACGGCGCACACAAGAACCGTCTGCGGGCGCATCTCTATGGCGGCGCGAACATTCGCGCCGGCATGCAGCAGATCGGCACTGCCAATGCCGAATTTGCCCGCAGTTTCCTCAGGAGCGAACGCATCGAACTGGTGCGCGAGGACCTGGGCGGTGCCAATGCGCGCCGCGTCGATTTTCGCCCGGCATCCGGAAAGGTCCGCTGCCGTACCGTCGCCTCCTCGGATGCACCCGAGGTCCAGGCACCACCCATGATCCGCCAGGCACCGCGTGGCGAAGTCGAACTGTTCTGA
- a CDS encoding response regulator — MSRTTRVLTVDDSASMRALLNHALSTNGFEVSQADDGVSALEWLAVNEVDVVITDINMPRLDGFGLIEQVRGGTRHRDRPILVLTTESSDEKKARARAAGATGWIVKPFDTDKLVAAVRRVAH, encoded by the coding sequence ATGTCCAGGACAACCAGAGTTCTAACCGTTGATGACAGTGCCTCGATGCGCGCGCTGCTCAATCACGCCCTGTCCACCAACGGCTTCGAGGTTTCGCAGGCCGACGACGGCGTATCCGCGCTGGAATGGCTGGCGGTAAACGAAGTCGATGTCGTGATTACCGACATAAACATGCCGCGCCTCGACGGCTTTGGCCTGATCGAGCAGGTGCGCGGCGGCACCCGCCACCGGGATCGCCCGATCCTGGTGCTGACCACCGAAAGTTCTGACGAGAAGAAGGCGCGTGCCCGCGCCGCCGGTGCGACCGGCTGGATCGTCAAGCCTTTCGATACCGACAAGCTCGTCGCGGCCGTGCGCCGCGTCGCCCACTGA
- a CDS encoding chemotaxis protein CheW: protein MQRELITFQVSGQVFALDIMQIREIRAWSPVTPMPRVPSYVAGVVNLRGTVLPVVDLAARLGWPATEATPRHAIIVCQVNGQAQGLIVESVSDIVTFDSETLQAPPSTGNDSVVPFLEGLAAIDDNMVMVLDLQALSSAEDGLMAA, encoded by the coding sequence ATGCAACGCGAACTGATCACTTTCCAAGTTTCCGGCCAGGTATTTGCGCTGGACATCATGCAGATCCGCGAAATCCGCGCCTGGAGCCCGGTCACGCCGATGCCGCGCGTGCCCAGCTACGTCGCGGGCGTCGTCAACTTGCGCGGTACCGTTCTGCCGGTCGTCGACCTGGCCGCTCGCCTCGGCTGGCCCGCCACCGAAGCGACACCGCGCCACGCGATCATCGTGTGCCAGGTCAACGGGCAGGCGCAGGGCCTGATCGTCGAATCGGTCAGCGACATCGTCACATTCGACAGTGAAACGCTGCAGGCACCGCCCTCGACCGGCAACGACAGCGTCGTGCCTTTCCTCGAAGGACTTGCCGCGATCGACGACAACATGGTCATGGTGCTCGATCTCCAGGCACTCAGCTCCGCCGAAGACGGCCTGATGGCGGCCTGA
- a CDS encoding DUF938 domain-containing protein, which translates to MTDDRRHAPATARNRDPILAILREALPGRGLVLEIASGTGEHAVHFARALPDITWQPSDPDADARASIASWREAEGSFNLRAPLELDAAAETWPVERVDAIVCINMIHISPWGSTLGLLAGAGRTLPCGAPLILYGPFRRKGYPLEPSNAEFDLSLKARDPRWGLRQLEDVSGVARGEGLAFERFVEMPANNLCVIYRRS; encoded by the coding sequence ATGACCGACGACCGTCGCCACGCGCCTGCTACCGCCCGCAATCGCGATCCGATCCTCGCCATCCTGCGCGAAGCGTTGCCGGGCAGGGGGCTTGTGCTCGAGATCGCCAGCGGGACGGGAGAGCACGCCGTGCACTTCGCCCGGGCATTGCCCGACATTACCTGGCAGCCGAGCGATCCCGATGCCGACGCACGCGCCTCGATTGCCTCGTGGCGCGAGGCGGAAGGCTCGTTCAACCTTCGCGCGCCGCTGGAACTGGATGCCGCCGCCGAGACATGGCCGGTCGAGCGCGTGGATGCGATCGTGTGCATTAACATGATCCATATCAGTCCCTGGGGTTCGACCCTCGGACTGCTGGCGGGGGCAGGGCGCACACTGCCTTGCGGTGCACCGCTCATCCTCTACGGACCGTTCCGCCGCAAAGGGTATCCGCTCGAGCCCAGCAATGCAGAATTCGACCTGAGCCTGAAGGCCCGCGATCCGCGCTGGGGACTGCGCCAACTCGAGGACGTCAGTGGGGTCGCCCGTGGCGAGGGCCTAGCCTTTGAGCGTTTCGTGGAAATGCCGGCCAACAACCTTTGCGTTATTTACCGTCGCAGCTGA